In Primulina huaijiensis isolate GDHJ02 chromosome 4, ASM1229523v2, whole genome shotgun sequence, a genomic segment contains:
- the LOC140975569 gene encoding probable LRR receptor-like serine/threonine-protein kinase At1g74360, whose product MMMPEEETDQCLFRAALLCFLIIITAKLAIGDSLQTDREVLLELRAYLEKENPVLMNQRIYPQWDPQDLSPCNWPGISCNETTNRVTKIDLSDCSISGNLFQNFSALTELSYLDLSMNTIGGVIPEDLGQCLNIRFLNLSHNILHGALNFTALGNMEVLDLTLNRIQVDIRLSIPKNCDNLVVANISDNNFTGKVGGIFETCSNLKYLDLSANSLQGDIWLGLDRIEELSISQNKFSGTVPSWSFTQNCSLRLLDLSDNQLLGEFPAEISLCRGLEVLSLWGNKFTGLIPKEIGSLPNIRELYLGNNNFSKDIPETLIDLRNLTFLDLSRNNFGGDIQTIFGRFTQVKFLLLHTNLYTGGIYTSGILGLSNLSRLDLSYNDLAGPLPVEISQMTGLKFLILAYNQFTGSIPSEYGNLSGLQALDLSFNMLQSWIPPSLGNLTSLLWLMLANNSLTGKIPPEMGNCSSLLWLNLANNQLSRSIPPELTRIGMSSTATFLLNRKDNQILGSGECLALMRWIPADYPPFSFVNNILTRKNCKGFWDRILKGYGLFSVCLPGSSVRTTLISGYVQLSGNWLSGEVPLEIGNMLNISMLHLGFNQFNGTLPSVIGKLPLVVLNITRNNFSGQIPWQIGNLKCLQNLDLSYNNFSGAFPNSLNNLNDLTKFNVSYNPYISGVIPQTGQLSTFEKWSFLGDPLLHLPSFIDNATDGSSGIMGTSEKKPKGLGVVLFALILAFLICGLMTLIVYLTLKSPVHESGYLLEDSKGQQLEFSSSSGTSSPWLSNTIKVIRLDKTAFTHADIVKATRSFSEDRIIGRGGSGTVYRGVLPDSREVAIKKLQTKGIEGEREFRAEMEVLTGNAFGWPHPNLVPLYGWCLDGSEKLLVYEYMEGGSLEDLITNRVSLNWRRRIEIAIDVARALVFLHHECFPTIVHRDVKASNVLLDKNGNARVTDFGLARVVDAGGSHVSTMVAGTVGYVAPEYGQTWKATTKGDVYSYGVLVMELATSRRAVDGGEECLVEWAKRVVGDGRHRYNRTTIPVALLVSGLAEGAEQMSKLLQTGVWCTAESPHSRPNMKEVLAMLFKISCSQNDEFSLPSD is encoded by the exons ATGATGATGCCAGAAGAGGAAACTGATCAGTGCCTGTTTCGTGCTGCTTTGCTCTGTTTCTTGATCATCATTACAG CAAAGCTTGCCATTGGAGACTCACTACAAACTGATAGGGAAGTACTGCTAGAGCTTAGAGCATATCTCGAGAAAGAAAATCCTGTCCTTATGAATCAAAGAATATACCCACAGTGGGATCCTCAAGACTTGTCCCCATGCAACTGGCCTGGAATTTCTTGCAATGAAACGACCAATCGTGTGACGAAAATTGATCTTTCTGACTGCAGTATAAGTGGCAATCTCTTCCAAAACTTCTCTGCCTTAACAGAGTTATCCTATCTCGACTTGTCCATGAACACGATAGGCGGGGTCATACCAGAAGATTTAGGCCAGTGTCTGAACATCAGATTCTTGAATTTGTCACACAACATTCTACATGGTGCACTCAACTTCACTGCTCTTGGAAATATGGAGGTTCTTGATCTGACCCTTAACAGAATTCAAGTTGATATAAGACTGAGTATACCCAAAAATTGTGATAATTTGGTGGTTGCAAATATTTCCGATAACAATTTCACTGGTAAGGTAGGTGGCATATTTGAAACGTGCAGTAATTTGAAGTATCTTGATCTGAGTGCAAATTCTTTGCAAGGAGATATATGGCTTGGACTTGATAGGATTGAGGAACTTTCGATATCTCAGAACAAGTTCTCTGGCACGGTTCCTTCATGGAGTTTCACTCAGAATTGCAGCTTGCGTTTGTTGGATTTGTCGGATAATCAGTTACTAGGAGAATTTCCAGCTGAAATCTCTCTCTGCAGAGGCCTGGAGGTTCTGAGTTTGTGGGGTAATAAATTTACAGGGCTTATTCCTAAGGAGATAGGATCACTACCTAATATTCGAGAACTTTACTTGGGGAACAACaacttttcaaaagatattCCAGAAACTTTAATAGACCTCAGAAACTTGACGTTTCTTGATCTGAGCAGGAACAATTTTGGAGGCGATATACAGACAATTTTTGGAAGGTTCACGCAGGTGAAATTTCTTCTGTTGCATACAAATTTGTACACGGGAGGGATATACACGTCTGGTATTCTTGGACTATCCAATCTTTCTCGGTTGGATTTGAGTTACAACGATCTGGCTGGTCCATTACCGGTTGAAATATCCCAAATGACAGGCTTAAAGTTCTTGATTCTTGCCTACAATCAGTTCACAGGAAGCATACCCAGCGAGTACGGAAATCTTTCTGGCCTTCAAGCACTTGATCTTTCTTTCAATATGTTACAAAGTTGGATTCCTCCAAGTTTAGGGAACTTAACCTCACTTCTGTGGCTGATGCTTGCTAACAATTCACTGACAGGCAAAATCCCACCGGAAATGGGGAACTGCAGCAGCTTATTATGGCTGAATCTTGCAAATAACCAGCTTTCAAGATCAATACCACCTGAGTTGACAAGAATTGGCATGAGCTCTACAGCCACGTTTCTGTTAAACAGGAAAGATAACCAGATTCTGGGCTCGGGGGAATGCTTGGCATTGATGAGATGGATACCGGCAGATTACCCTCCATTTAGCTTTGTGAACAACATTTTAACAAGAAAGAACTGTAAAGGCTTTTGGGACAGGATTCTTAAAGGATATGGTCTGTTTTCTGTTTGTTTACCGGGGTCTAGTGTTCGAACTACTCTGATATCCGGCTATGTTCAACTTAGTGGGAATTGGTTATCTGGTGAGGTGCCTCTAGAAATTGGAAATATGCTGAATATCAGTATGTTACATTTGGGATTCAATCAATTCAATGGTACACTGCCTTCAGTGATTGGAAAGCTGCCACTAGTTGTCCTCAATATTACACGGAACAATTTTTCTGGCCAAATTCCTTGGCAGATTGGCAACCTTAAGTGCTTGCAGAATCTAGATCTGTCATATAACAACTTTTCGGGTGCATTTCCTAATAGCTTGAATAACTTGAATGATTTAACTAAATTCAATGTTTCCTACAATCCTTACATATCTGGTGTGATCCCACAGACCGGTCAGTTATCAACATTTGAAAAATGGTCGTTCCTTGGCGATCCTCTTTTACACCTTCCATCCTTCATCGACAATGCTACTGATGGTTCATCCGGAATAATGGGTACATCAGAAAAGAAGCCTAAAGGCCTAGGAGTGGTTCTTTTTGCTTTAATACTTGCATTCTTGATCTGTGGGCTCATGACTCTCATAGTTTACCTCACCCTAAAAAGCCCTGTTCATGAATCTGGATATCTGTTAGAGGATTCTAAAGGACAGCAGCTCGAATTTTCATCAAGCTCTGGTACATCTTCACCATGGTTGTCAAACACAATAAAAGTCATTCGCCTAGATAAAACAGCCTTCACTCATGCCGACATTGTGAAGGCCACACGAAGCTTTTCAGAGGACAGAATCATCGGTCGTGGAGGATCTGGAACGGTTTATCGAGGAGTTCTACCAGATTCCAGGGAAGTAGCCATCAAGAAACTTCAAACAAAAGGCATTGAAGGGGAAAGAGAGTTCAGAGCGGAAATGGAAGTCCTAACCGGGAATGCATTCGGTTGGCCTCATCCAAACCTCGTTCCTCTATATGGATGGTGCCTCGATGGATCAGAAAAGCTACTTGTTTACGAGTACATGGAAGGGGGAAGCTTAGAGGATCTCATCACCAACCGAGTAAGCTTAAACTGGAGAAGACGTATAGAGATAGCAATAGACGTAGCAAGAGCTTTAGTCTTTCTACACCATGAATGCTTCCCTACCATAGTCCACAGAGATGTGAAGGCTAGCAATGTACTCCTCGACAAGAATGGAAATGCCCGAGTCACAGATTTCGGCCTAGCACGGGTCGTTGATGCTGGAGGAAGCCATGTCAGCACGATGGTGGCAGGAACCGTGGGATACGTTGCACCAGAATACGGGCAGACATGGAAAGCAACAACAAAGGGTGATGTTTATAGCTACGGCGTGCTAGTGATGGAGCTAGCAACTAGTAGAAGGGCCGTCGATGGAGGCGAAGAATGTTTGGTCGAATGGGCTAAACGGGTCGTAGGAGACGGGAGACACAGGTACAACAGGACAACTATACCGGTCGCGTTATTAGTATCAGGCTTAGCAGAAGGAGCAGAACAGATGAGTAAACTGCTTCAGACCGGTGTCTGGTGTACAGCTGAGAGCCCTCATTCTAGGCCTAACATGAAGGAAGTTTTAGCAATGCTTTTCAAGATTTCTTGCAGCCAAAACGATGAATTTTCTCTTCCCTCAGATTGA
- the LOC140975570 gene encoding protein IMPAIRED IN BABA-INDUCED STERILITY 1-like isoform X2 has product MGCVTSKQTVSVTPAVLDHSGGSYGGSGRSRVGRSGGGLVAELDMILKKVKKRRAAESGSELSESGRTSKSVSFRLGNFQKYMEGEQVAAGWPAWLSAVAGEAIQGWFPLKSDSYEKLEKIGQGTYSTVFRARELETGKIVALKKVRFDNFEPESVRFMAREITILRRLDHPNIIKLEGLITSHSSCNIYLVFEYMEHDISGLLSCPDIITFTEEQVKCYMKQLLLGLEHCHSQGVMHRDIKGANLLVDNNGILKVGDFGLANYCTYGKRQPLTSRVVTLWYRPPELLLGSTIYGTSVDLWSVGCLFAELLIGKPILQGRTEVEQLHKIFKLCGSPPDDYWKKSKLPHATIFKPQHPYNTSLWQTFKDLPEAAVTLIETLLSVEPHKRGTAASALTSEYFKTKPYACDPSNLPKYPPSKEIDIKIREEASRKRSDVRSRGGPETTRKPTRKPSGMNKLAPEENLPPQKHGELKLNGIGLNNDEGDRFLVWELPKPSRMGTKETSHVKKASQGDDTCPGLLQVSGSSGFTWAKGRMHDSSLRSQSRSSARSLILESSGALHLKNSFDSIGESNCEVVNGDRKFSDAKHHDSCETIKPQILKQWSQLECPDSFDTSDEYHSQELTKAIYHKEEAASRRLNSVYQEQGEKVEFSGPLLSQSKRIEELLEKHERQIRQAVRRSWFQRVKRNGRQFIAADGNE; this is encoded by the exons ATGGGTTGCGTAACATCGAAACAGACGGTTTCCGTGACTCCGGCTGTACTGGATCACTCGGGGGGATCCTATGGGGGGTCGGGTCGTAGCCGGGTGGGGAGAAGCGGCGGCGGTTTGGTGGCTGAGCTGGACATGATCTTGAAGAAGGTAAAGAAAAGACGAGCAGCTGAGTCGGGGAGCGAGTTGAGTGAGTCTGGTCGGACGAGTAAATCTGTGAGTTTTCGGCTTGGTAATTTTCAAAAGTATATGGAGGGAGAGCAGGTGGCGGCTGGCTGGCCGGCTTGGCTCAGTGCGGTGGCGGGTGAAGCCATTCAGGGTTGGTTTCCACTCAAATCTGATTCTTACGAGAAACTTGAAAAG ATTGGTCAGGGTACATACAGTACTGTTTTTCGAGCACGAGAATTAGAAACAGGGAAGATAGTTGCCTTAAAGAAGGTGCGGTTTGACAATTTTGAGCCCGAAAGTGTTCGTTTCATGGCTCGAGAAATAACAATTCTTCGCCGGCTTGACCATCCAAACATTATAAAGCTGGAAGGATTAATCACGTCTCATTCTTCATGCAACATATATCTTGTGTTCGAGTATATGGAACATGATATTTCTGGACTATTATCTTGCCCAGACATCATCACGTTCACTGAAGAACAG GTTAAATGCTACATGAAGCAGTTGTTATTAGGACTCGAGCATTGCCATTCTCAGGGTGTAATGCATCGCGACATAAAAGGTGCAAATCTTTTGGTGGATAACAACGGAATCCTGAAAGTAGGCGATTTTGGATTGGCAAATTACTGTACTTATGGGAAGAGACAACCTCTAACTAGTCGAGTAGTCACATTGTGGTACCGCCCTCCTGAACTTTTGTTGGGCTCTACCATATACGGGACTTCTGTGGATCTTTGGAGTGTTGGCTGCTTATTCGCTGAACTTCTCATTGGGAAGCCTATCCTTCAAGGGAGGACTGAG GTCGAGCAGTTgcacaaaattttcaaactttGTGGATCCCCACCTGACGATTACTGGAAAAAATCTAAACTTCCTCATGCAACTATATTTAAACCACAGCATCCTTACAATACCTCTCTTTGGCAAACCTTCAAAGATCTACCTGAAGCTGCTGTTACTCTCATAGAAACTCTCTTGTCTGTGGAACCGCACAAGCGGGGAACGGCTGCTTCAGCCCTCACGTCCGAG TATTTCAAGACAAAACCATATGCTTGTGATCCGTCAAACTTACCAAAGTATCCTCCCAGTAAGGAGATTGACATTAAAATTCGTGAAGAGGCCAGCAG GAAAAGGTCTGATGTGCGATCTCGTGGTGGACCTGAAACAACGAGGAAGCCAACTAGAAAACCCAGTGGAATGAATAAACTTGCACCGGAAGAG AATCTGCCTCCTCAAAAGCATGGTGAACTGAAGTTGAATGGAATTGGCTTGAACAATGACGAAGGAGATAGATTCTTAGTTTGGGAGCTACCTAAGCCATCAAGAATGGGGACCAAAGAGACGTCCCATGTAAAAAAAGCATCTCAAGGTGATGATACTTGTCCTGGCCTTTTACAAGTTTCGGGATCTAGTGGTTTTACCTGGGCAAAAGGGAGAATGCACGATTCATCATTAAGATCACAAAGTAGGTCTAGCGCTAGAAGTCTAATTCTTGAATCTTCTGGTGCCTTGCATTTGAAGAATAGCTTTGATTCAATAGGGGAGAGCAATTGTGAAGTAGTGAACGGTGATCGGAAATTTTCTGATGCAAAACATCACGACTCATGTGAAACCATCAAACCCCAAATTCTCAAACAATGGAGCCAATTAGAATGTCCAGACTCGTTTGATACATCAGATGAGTACCACTCTCAGGAATTGACCAAGGCAATTTATCATAAGGAGGAGGCTGCTTCCAGAAGACTCAATTCG GTCTATCAAGAACAGGGGGAGAAGGTTGAATTTTCGGGACCCTTGCTTTCTCAATCAAAAAGAATCGAAGAACTCCTGGAAAAGCACGAACGTCAAATCCGCCAGGCTGTTCGAAGATCATGGTTCCAGAGAG TTAAGCGAAATGGAAGGCAGTTTATAGCCGCTGATGGAAACGAATAG
- the LOC140975570 gene encoding protein IMPAIRED IN BABA-INDUCED STERILITY 1-like isoform X3: MGCVTSKQTVSVTPAVLDHSGGSYGGSGRSRVGRSGGGLVAELDMILKKVKKRRAAESGSELSESGRTSKSVSFRLGNFQKYMEGEQVAAGWPAWLSAVAGEAIQGWFPLKSDSYEKLEKIGQGTYSTVFRARELETGKIVALKKVRFDNFEPESVRFMAREITILRRLDHPNIIKLEGLITSHSSCNIYLVFEYMEHDISGLLSCPDIITFTEEQVKCYMKQLLLGLEHCHSQGVMHRDIKGANLLVDNNGILKVGDFGLANYCTYGKRQPLTSRVVTLWYRPPELLLGSTIYGTSVDLWSVGCLFAELLIGKPILQGRTEVEQLHKIFKLCGSPPDDYWKKSKLPHATIFKPQHPYNTSLWQTFKDLPEAAVTLIETLLSVEPHKRGTAASALTSEYFKTKPYACDPSNLPKYPPSKEIDIKIREEASRKRSDVRSRGGPETTRKPTRKPSGMNKLAPEENLPPQKHGELKLNGIGLNNDEGDRFLVWELPKPSRMGTKETSHVKKASQGDDTCPGLLQVSGSSGFTWAKGRMHDSSLRSQRESNCEVVNGDRKFSDAKHHDSCETIKPQILKQWSQLECPDSFDTSDEYHSQELTKAIYHKEEAASRRLNSVTLKLLSTLYVYQEQGEKVEFSGPLLSQSKRIEELLEKHERQIRQAVRRSWFQRVKRNGRQFIAADGNE, from the exons ATGGGTTGCGTAACATCGAAACAGACGGTTTCCGTGACTCCGGCTGTACTGGATCACTCGGGGGGATCCTATGGGGGGTCGGGTCGTAGCCGGGTGGGGAGAAGCGGCGGCGGTTTGGTGGCTGAGCTGGACATGATCTTGAAGAAGGTAAAGAAAAGACGAGCAGCTGAGTCGGGGAGCGAGTTGAGTGAGTCTGGTCGGACGAGTAAATCTGTGAGTTTTCGGCTTGGTAATTTTCAAAAGTATATGGAGGGAGAGCAGGTGGCGGCTGGCTGGCCGGCTTGGCTCAGTGCGGTGGCGGGTGAAGCCATTCAGGGTTGGTTTCCACTCAAATCTGATTCTTACGAGAAACTTGAAAAG ATTGGTCAGGGTACATACAGTACTGTTTTTCGAGCACGAGAATTAGAAACAGGGAAGATAGTTGCCTTAAAGAAGGTGCGGTTTGACAATTTTGAGCCCGAAAGTGTTCGTTTCATGGCTCGAGAAATAACAATTCTTCGCCGGCTTGACCATCCAAACATTATAAAGCTGGAAGGATTAATCACGTCTCATTCTTCATGCAACATATATCTTGTGTTCGAGTATATGGAACATGATATTTCTGGACTATTATCTTGCCCAGACATCATCACGTTCACTGAAGAACAG GTTAAATGCTACATGAAGCAGTTGTTATTAGGACTCGAGCATTGCCATTCTCAGGGTGTAATGCATCGCGACATAAAAGGTGCAAATCTTTTGGTGGATAACAACGGAATCCTGAAAGTAGGCGATTTTGGATTGGCAAATTACTGTACTTATGGGAAGAGACAACCTCTAACTAGTCGAGTAGTCACATTGTGGTACCGCCCTCCTGAACTTTTGTTGGGCTCTACCATATACGGGACTTCTGTGGATCTTTGGAGTGTTGGCTGCTTATTCGCTGAACTTCTCATTGGGAAGCCTATCCTTCAAGGGAGGACTGAG GTCGAGCAGTTgcacaaaattttcaaactttGTGGATCCCCACCTGACGATTACTGGAAAAAATCTAAACTTCCTCATGCAACTATATTTAAACCACAGCATCCTTACAATACCTCTCTTTGGCAAACCTTCAAAGATCTACCTGAAGCTGCTGTTACTCTCATAGAAACTCTCTTGTCTGTGGAACCGCACAAGCGGGGAACGGCTGCTTCAGCCCTCACGTCCGAG TATTTCAAGACAAAACCATATGCTTGTGATCCGTCAAACTTACCAAAGTATCCTCCCAGTAAGGAGATTGACATTAAAATTCGTGAAGAGGCCAGCAG GAAAAGGTCTGATGTGCGATCTCGTGGTGGACCTGAAACAACGAGGAAGCCAACTAGAAAACCCAGTGGAATGAATAAACTTGCACCGGAAGAG AATCTGCCTCCTCAAAAGCATGGTGAACTGAAGTTGAATGGAATTGGCTTGAACAATGACGAAGGAGATAGATTCTTAGTTTGGGAGCTACCTAAGCCATCAAGAATGGGGACCAAAGAGACGTCCCATGTAAAAAAAGCATCTCAAGGTGATGATACTTGTCCTGGCCTTTTACAAGTTTCGGGATCTAGTGGTTTTACCTGGGCAAAAGGGAGAATGCACGATTCATCATTAAGATCACAAA GGGAGAGCAATTGTGAAGTAGTGAACGGTGATCGGAAATTTTCTGATGCAAAACATCACGACTCATGTGAAACCATCAAACCCCAAATTCTCAAACAATGGAGCCAATTAGAATGTCCAGACTCGTTTGATACATCAGATGAGTACCACTCTCAGGAATTGACCAAGGCAATTTATCATAAGGAGGAGGCTGCTTCCAGAAGACTCAATTCGGTAACTCTAAAACTTCTGTCTacattatat GTCTATCAAGAACAGGGGGAGAAGGTTGAATTTTCGGGACCCTTGCTTTCTCAATCAAAAAGAATCGAAGAACTCCTGGAAAAGCACGAACGTCAAATCCGCCAGGCTGTTCGAAGATCATGGTTCCAGAGAG TTAAGCGAAATGGAAGGCAGTTTATAGCCGCTGATGGAAACGAATAG
- the LOC140975570 gene encoding protein IMPAIRED IN BABA-INDUCED STERILITY 1-like isoform X1: MGCVTSKQTVSVTPAVLDHSGGSYGGSGRSRVGRSGGGLVAELDMILKKVKKRRAAESGSELSESGRTSKSVSFRLGNFQKYMEGEQVAAGWPAWLSAVAGEAIQGWFPLKSDSYEKLEKIGQGTYSTVFRARELETGKIVALKKVRFDNFEPESVRFMAREITILRRLDHPNIIKLEGLITSHSSCNIYLVFEYMEHDISGLLSCPDIITFTEEQVKCYMKQLLLGLEHCHSQGVMHRDIKGANLLVDNNGILKVGDFGLANYCTYGKRQPLTSRVVTLWYRPPELLLGSTIYGTSVDLWSVGCLFAELLIGKPILQGRTEVEQLHKIFKLCGSPPDDYWKKSKLPHATIFKPQHPYNTSLWQTFKDLPEAAVTLIETLLSVEPHKRGTAASALTSEYFKTKPYACDPSNLPKYPPSKEIDIKIREEASRKRSDVRSRGGPETTRKPTRKPSGMNKLAPEENLPPQKHGELKLNGIGLNNDEGDRFLVWELPKPSRMGTKETSHVKKASQGDDTCPGLLQVSGSSGFTWAKGRMHDSSLRSQSRSSARSLILESSGALHLKNSFDSIGESNCEVVNGDRKFSDAKHHDSCETIKPQILKQWSQLECPDSFDTSDEYHSQELTKAIYHKEEAASRRLNSVTLKLLSTLYVYQEQGEKVEFSGPLLSQSKRIEELLEKHERQIRQAVRRSWFQRVKRNGRQFIAADGNE, encoded by the exons ATGGGTTGCGTAACATCGAAACAGACGGTTTCCGTGACTCCGGCTGTACTGGATCACTCGGGGGGATCCTATGGGGGGTCGGGTCGTAGCCGGGTGGGGAGAAGCGGCGGCGGTTTGGTGGCTGAGCTGGACATGATCTTGAAGAAGGTAAAGAAAAGACGAGCAGCTGAGTCGGGGAGCGAGTTGAGTGAGTCTGGTCGGACGAGTAAATCTGTGAGTTTTCGGCTTGGTAATTTTCAAAAGTATATGGAGGGAGAGCAGGTGGCGGCTGGCTGGCCGGCTTGGCTCAGTGCGGTGGCGGGTGAAGCCATTCAGGGTTGGTTTCCACTCAAATCTGATTCTTACGAGAAACTTGAAAAG ATTGGTCAGGGTACATACAGTACTGTTTTTCGAGCACGAGAATTAGAAACAGGGAAGATAGTTGCCTTAAAGAAGGTGCGGTTTGACAATTTTGAGCCCGAAAGTGTTCGTTTCATGGCTCGAGAAATAACAATTCTTCGCCGGCTTGACCATCCAAACATTATAAAGCTGGAAGGATTAATCACGTCTCATTCTTCATGCAACATATATCTTGTGTTCGAGTATATGGAACATGATATTTCTGGACTATTATCTTGCCCAGACATCATCACGTTCACTGAAGAACAG GTTAAATGCTACATGAAGCAGTTGTTATTAGGACTCGAGCATTGCCATTCTCAGGGTGTAATGCATCGCGACATAAAAGGTGCAAATCTTTTGGTGGATAACAACGGAATCCTGAAAGTAGGCGATTTTGGATTGGCAAATTACTGTACTTATGGGAAGAGACAACCTCTAACTAGTCGAGTAGTCACATTGTGGTACCGCCCTCCTGAACTTTTGTTGGGCTCTACCATATACGGGACTTCTGTGGATCTTTGGAGTGTTGGCTGCTTATTCGCTGAACTTCTCATTGGGAAGCCTATCCTTCAAGGGAGGACTGAG GTCGAGCAGTTgcacaaaattttcaaactttGTGGATCCCCACCTGACGATTACTGGAAAAAATCTAAACTTCCTCATGCAACTATATTTAAACCACAGCATCCTTACAATACCTCTCTTTGGCAAACCTTCAAAGATCTACCTGAAGCTGCTGTTACTCTCATAGAAACTCTCTTGTCTGTGGAACCGCACAAGCGGGGAACGGCTGCTTCAGCCCTCACGTCCGAG TATTTCAAGACAAAACCATATGCTTGTGATCCGTCAAACTTACCAAAGTATCCTCCCAGTAAGGAGATTGACATTAAAATTCGTGAAGAGGCCAGCAG GAAAAGGTCTGATGTGCGATCTCGTGGTGGACCTGAAACAACGAGGAAGCCAACTAGAAAACCCAGTGGAATGAATAAACTTGCACCGGAAGAG AATCTGCCTCCTCAAAAGCATGGTGAACTGAAGTTGAATGGAATTGGCTTGAACAATGACGAAGGAGATAGATTCTTAGTTTGGGAGCTACCTAAGCCATCAAGAATGGGGACCAAAGAGACGTCCCATGTAAAAAAAGCATCTCAAGGTGATGATACTTGTCCTGGCCTTTTACAAGTTTCGGGATCTAGTGGTTTTACCTGGGCAAAAGGGAGAATGCACGATTCATCATTAAGATCACAAAGTAGGTCTAGCGCTAGAAGTCTAATTCTTGAATCTTCTGGTGCCTTGCATTTGAAGAATAGCTTTGATTCAATAGGGGAGAGCAATTGTGAAGTAGTGAACGGTGATCGGAAATTTTCTGATGCAAAACATCACGACTCATGTGAAACCATCAAACCCCAAATTCTCAAACAATGGAGCCAATTAGAATGTCCAGACTCGTTTGATACATCAGATGAGTACCACTCTCAGGAATTGACCAAGGCAATTTATCATAAGGAGGAGGCTGCTTCCAGAAGACTCAATTCGGTAACTCTAAAACTTCTGTCTacattatat GTCTATCAAGAACAGGGGGAGAAGGTTGAATTTTCGGGACCCTTGCTTTCTCAATCAAAAAGAATCGAAGAACTCCTGGAAAAGCACGAACGTCAAATCCGCCAGGCTGTTCGAAGATCATGGTTCCAGAGAG TTAAGCGAAATGGAAGGCAGTTTATAGCCGCTGATGGAAACGAATAG